From the Carassius gibelio isolate Cgi1373 ecotype wild population from Czech Republic chromosome B25, carGib1.2-hapl.c, whole genome shotgun sequence genome, one window contains:
- the lrrc4ca gene encoding leucine rich repeat containing 4C, genome duplicate a, with protein MINKMTSSLMQQTMRGPRWNRALSDPLFVLSLALQLLVVAGLVRAQTCPSVCSCSNQFSKVICTRRGLRDVPDGISTNTRYLNLQENLIQVIKVDSFKHLRHLEILQLSKNHIRNIEIGAFNGLANLNTLELFDNRLTTIPNGAFEYLSKLKELWLRNNPIESIPSYAFNRVPSLRRLDLGELKRLSYISEGAFEGLSNLRYLNLGMCNLKEIPNLIPLVRLDELEMSGNQLSIIRPGSFKGLVHLQKLWMMHAQIQTIERNAFDDLQSLVELNLAHNNLTLLPHDLFTPLHHLERVHLHHNPWNCNCDILWLSWWLKEMVPANTSCCARCSSPASHKGRYIGELDQNYFHCYAPVIVEPPADLNVTEGMAAELKCRANSLTSVSWITPNGSIMTHGAYKVRISVLNDGTLNFTNVTMQDTGTYTCMVSNSAGNTTASATLNVSSTENSSFSYFTTVTVETTEAAHDEGHPTVQQKSGPTPSSGIWETLPPSFTTTTTTARTPLSTKATDKTYTIPVTALIDGSLNTLDEVMKTTKIIIGCFVAITLMAAVMLIIFYKMRKQHHQQNHHAPARTIEIINMDEDCVTGGPTMEGHLTLPPLEHEHLNHYNAYKTVYNHASTINSIHSSAHEPLLIRASSKDNVQETQI; from the coding sequence ATGATAAACAAGATGACCTCATCCCTGATGCAGCAGACGATGAGAGGTCCTAGGTGGAACCGGGCCCTGTCCGACCCATTGTTTGTGCTGTCACTGGCCCTGCAGCTTCTGGTGGTGGCTGGCCTGGTGCGAGCACAGACCTGCCCCTCTGTCTGCTCTTGTAGCAACCAGTTCAGCAAGGTCATCTGTACGCGACGTGGCCTTCGAGATGTACCCGATGGTATTTCCACCAACACAAGGTACTTGAACCTTCAGGAGAACCTCATCCAGGTGATCAAGGTTGACAGCTTCAAGCATCTAAGGCACCTGGAGATCCTGCAGCTTAGCAAGAACCACATCCGCAACATTGAAATCGGAGCTTTCAATGGGCTGGCTAACCTCAACACTCTGGAGCTCTTCGATAATCGTCTAACCACAATCCCTAATGGGGCTTTCGAGTACCTGTCCAAACTTAAAGAGCTTTGGTTGAGGAATAACCCTATCGAGAGCATACCCTCTTATGCCTTCAACCGTGTACCATCACTGCGAAGGCTGGACTTGGGCGAGCTTAAAAGGCTCTCGTATATCTCAGAAGGTGCCTTCGAAGGCCTCAGCAACCTACGGTACCTGAACCTGGGCATGTGCAACTTAAAGGAGATCCCCAACCTCATTCCTCTTGTCCGATTGGATGAGTTGGAGATGTCAGGAAACCAGCTGTCTATAATAAGGCCAGGATCCTTCAAAGGCCTCGTCCACTTACAGAAACTGTGGATGATGCATGCGCAGATCCAGACGATTGAGAGAAATGCCTTCGATGATCTTCAGTCcctcgtagagctcaatttggccCACAATAACCTTACCCTCCTGCCTCATGACCTCTTCACCCCACTACACCACTTGGAGAGGGTACACTTGCATCACAACCCCTGGAACTGCAACTGTGACATCCTCTGGCTCAGTTGGTGGCTAAAGGAAATGGTGCCGGCCAATACCAGTTGCTGTGCCCGCTGCTCGTCACCCGCCAGCCACAAAGGGCGCTACATTGGTGAACTTGACCAGAACTATTTCCATTGTTATGCACCGGTGATCGTGGAGCCACCAGCAGACCTGAACGTGACTGAGGGCATGGCAGCAGAACTGAAATGTCGAGCAAATTCTTTGACCTCAGTCAGCTGGATAACACCCAACGGGTCCATCATGACACACGGGGCATATAAGGTGCGCATTTCTGTGCTCAACGATGGGACACTAAACTTTACCAATGTCACAATGCAAGACACAGGAACATACACTTGTATGGTGAGCAACTCCGCAGGCAACACGACAGCCTCAGCTACGCTCAATGTGTCCTCGACAGAGAACAGCAGCTTCAGTTACTTCACTACAGTTACGGTCGAGACCACAGAAGCGGCACATGATGAGGGCCACCCAACGGTACAACAGAAGAGTGGCCCTACTCCTTCTTCTGGGATTTGGGAGACCTTACCACCTTCCTTTACCACCACGACCACAACAGCACGGACACCACTGTCCACCAAGGCCACCGACAAGACCTACACCATCCCAGTCACAGCCCTGATTGATGGCTCCCTCAACACCTTGGATGAGGTCATGAAGACCACAAAGATCATCATTGGTTGCTTTGTGGCCATCACCCTGATGGCGGCCGTCATGCTgatcatattttataaaatgcgcAAGCAGCATCACCAGCAGAACCACCACGCACCGGCGCGAACCATTGAGATCATCAACATGGATGAGGATTGTGTAACGGGTGGACCTACCATGGAGGGCCACCTCACCCTGCCCCCACTGGAGCATGAGCACCTGAATCATTACAACGCCTACAAGACTGTGTACAACCATGCCTCCACCATCAATTCTATACACAGCTCTGCCCACGAACCTTTGCTAATTCGGGCCAGCTCAAAAGACAATGTACAAGAAACCCAGATCTGA